The following coding sequences lie in one Maylandia zebra isolate NMK-2024a unplaced genomic scaffold, Mzebra_GT3a scaffold31, whole genome shotgun sequence genomic window:
- the LOC143416190 gene encoding uncharacterized protein LOC143416190: MAVHLFGAASSPGCANFGLKHLARQHQTDYPLASAFVEKNFYVDDGLASVSSVEEAKELIIQSQELCRKGGLRLHKFNSNEEAALSNLDPSERAATIEPRGFDPSPSERTLGIQWSIEDDTFSFNISLKDQSSTRRGCLSVIASLYDPLGFIAPFSLSGKLILQELCHRGIGWDDPLPEDVKPRWEKWINGLFKLKEVSIPRCYHPHDFQNIVRVELHHFSDASCLGYGACSYLRYKNDKDEVHCSLVMGKARVAPSKVTSIPRLELAAAVVSAKVSVLLKAELDMKIDDEFFWTDSQVVLGYINNDARRFHIFVANRVQLIRDNSNPNQWYYVDTSENPADHASRGLHVSDIHSTNWLQGPKFLWERELRLTPSTPAELLVGDPEVKTIQVLATDVSTFNDILDRLNQFSSWTKLIKVVARIKRLRSQQKHTEHVTIEEREKAAEAVIKIVQQHAFPHEIKTFQAKGDLPNSSSLFSLDPIWSDGLLRVGGRLKWSSLCHKVKHPLIVPSNSHITKLIVSHYHAKTCHQGRSQTQMELRANGFWVIGGSKLVAKMIHTCVLCRKLRRPTESQRMAELPKERLEASAPFTFSGMDCFGPFIVKTARKEHKRYGLIFTCLYSRAVHIEMLEDLSTDSFINALRCFISLRGAVQQLHCDQGSNFVGARNEFKEALKQCDAKQLETFLSEKQCEFVFNAPSASHAGGVWERQIRTVRNVLNATFAQCPCRLDDASLRTLLYEAMAIVNSRPLSVDGINDPHALEPLTPNHLITMKTKVALPPPGVFMKEDLYATKRWRRVQYLIEQFWGRWKREYLLNISTRQKWHLPRRNLKVNDIVVIKDDNLPRNHWQLGRVVETFQDHDGLVRRVKVRVGERKPQRKQDAPSKPSIIERPIQKLVLLLEN; this comes from the coding sequence ATGGCAGTTCATCTGTTTGGAGCTGCATCATCTCCAGGATGCGCCAATTTCGGTTTAAAGCATCTTGCACGACAACATCAAACCGACTATCCTCTAGCATCAGCCTTTGTGGAGAAAAACTTCTACGTTGATGATGGATTAGCCAGCGTTTCATCAGTTGAGGAAGCCAAAGAACTGATCATTCAGTCACAAGAGTTGTGCAGAAAAGGAGGCCTGCGCCTTCACAAATTCAACTCAAATGAAGAAGCTGCTCTCTCCAACTTAGACCCTTCTGAAAGAGCAGCAACCATTGAACCTCGTGGGTTTGACCCATCCCCTTCAGAACGCACTCTTGGCATTCAGTGGTCGATAGAGGACGACACCTTCAGTTTTAACATCAGCCTGAAAGATCAGTCTTCGACTCGCCGTGGTTGTTTGTCCGTCATTGCCTCACTCTACGATCCACTTGGATTTATCGCTCCATTCAGCCTAAGTGGAAAACTTATCCTACAAGAGCTTTGTCACAGAGGCATTGGATGGGACGACCCACTCCCAGAAGATGTGAAGCCACGGTGGGAGAAATGGATAAATGGTCTTTTCAAGTTGAAGGAGGTCTCAATTCCAAGATGTTACCACCCACACGACTTCCAAAACATTGTCAGAGTAGAGCTACACCATTTTTCGGACGCCAGCTGCTTAGGATATGGTGCATGTTCTTACCTGagatataaaaatgacaaagacGAGGTTCATTGCAGCCTTGTGATGGGAAAGGCAAGGGTGGCACCCTCAAAGGTCACAAGTATCCCGAGGCTTGAACTCGCAGCAGCGGTGGTTTCTGCAAAAGTAAGCGTCCTGTTAAAGGCTGAGCTTGACATGAAAATTGATGATGAGTTCTTCTGGACCGATTCCCAAGTGGTACTTGGTTACATCAACAATGACGCTCGCAGGTTCCACATATTTGTCGCAAACCGTGTTCAACTCATTAGAGACAACAGCAATCCCAATCAATGGTATTATGTGGACACCTCAGAAAACCCAGCGGATCATGCATCCAGAGGGCTTCATGTTTCAGACATCCACTCTACAAACTGGCTGCAAGGACCAAAGTTTCTCTGGGAACGTGAGTTACGTCTAACACCTAGCACTCCAGCTGAGTTACTTGTTGGTGATCCCGAAGTCAAGACAATTCAGGTGCTCGCAACTGACGTCAGTACCTTCAATGATATTCTCGATCGTCTGAATCAGTTTTCATCTTGGACAAAACTCATAAAGGTGGTTGCAAGAATCAAAAGACTGAGATCTCAACAAAAGCATACTGAACATGTGACGATCGAGGAGCGTGAGAAGGCTGCTGAAGCAGTGATAAAGATCGTACAGCAGCACGCCTTCCCTCATGAAATAAAAACGTTTCAAGCCAAAGGTGACCTTCCAAACTCAAGCTCTCTCTTCAGTCTTGACCCCATCTGGTCTGATGGACTCTTGCGCGTTGGTGGGAGATTAAAGTGGTCGTCTCTTTGCCACAAAGTGAAGCATCCACTCATCGTACCAAGCAACAGTCATATAACCAAGCTCATTGTGTCCCACTACCATGCTAAGACATGCCATCAAGGTCGAAGCCAGACACAAATGGAGCTTAGAGCAAATGGATTCTGGGTCATTGGTGGGAGCAAGCTGGTGGCCAAAATGATACACACCTGTGTGCTTTGCAGGAAACTTCGACGACCTACAGAGAGCCAGCGAATGGCTGAACTCCCTAAAGAACGTCTTGAAGCCTCAGCACCCTTCACATTTAGCGGCATGGACTGCTTTGGCCCGTTCATTGTGAAGACAGCACGCAAAGAACACAAAAGATATGGTCTGATTTTCACGTGTCTGTATTCAAGAGCTGTCCATATTGAGATGCTTGAAGATTTGTCAACAGACTCTTTCATCAATGCATTGAGATGCTTCATCAGTCTTAGAGGAGCTGTCCAACAATTACACTGTGACCAAGGTTCTAACTTTGTTGGTGCCAGGAACGAATTCAAGGAAGCACTTAAGCAATGCGACGCCAAGCAATTGGAGACCTTCTTATCTGAAAAACAGTGCGAATTTGTCTTCAACGCCCCTTCTGCCAGCCATGCAGGAGGTGTCTGGGAAAGGCAAATAAGAACGGTTAGGAATGTGTTGAATGCAACCTTCGCACAGTGCCCATGTCGGCTTGATGATGCCTCCCTCAGAACGCTGCTATATGAAGCCATGGCTATTGTCAACAGTCGCCCATTATCAGTTGACGGAATCAACGATCCTCATGCACTGGAACCTTTAACGCCGAATCATCTCATCACGATGAAAACAAAGGTTGCTCTTCCACCCCCCGGAGTGTTCATGAAAGAAGATTTGTATGCTACAAAAAGATGGAGAAGAGTCCAATACCTTATTGAACAGTTCTGGGGCCGCTGGAAAAGGGAGTATCTGCTCAACATATCAACAAGGCAAAAATGGCACTTACCTCGGCGTAACCTCAAAGTCAATGATATCGTTGTTATCAAGGACGACAATCTCCCACGAAACCATTGGCAACTAGGTCGAGTTGTGGAGACCTTTCAAGACCATGATGGCTTAGTCCGTCGAGTTAAAGTGCGAGTTGGAGAGAGAAAGCCTCAAAGAaagcaagatgccccttctaaACCTTCAATTATTGAGAGACCAATCCAAAAACTAGTACTACTCCTtgagaattaa